A genomic region of Candidatus Poribacteria bacterium contains the following coding sequences:
- a CDS encoding Gfo/Idh/MocA family oxidoreductase, protein MATLRWGILGCGDVAEYKGGPPLYAVDDSELIAVMRRDGAKAESFAERHGAKRFYTDIDALLADDELNAIYIATHPYLHCEQTLRVAEAGKHVLCEKPMAMTVEECQRMVDACHDAGVTLMLAYYRNFYPNIVKMKALMDEGAIGDVVLARINHTGFYDPTRHDLHSWRVDPKISGGGVLMDLGSHRISLLQYLMGEVESVQGYAETVHLDIEVDDSTVFTLRFESGAHAVANINWNVGVSIDDVEVYGTEGALRCSPLNSGNLTLEKSGEQIAMDQTPFPYTHTGLVEDFVNHLKTGEPIRCSGESGLQTNAIIAEIL, encoded by the coding sequence ATGGCAACGCTCAGATGGGGCATACTCGGTTGTGGGGATGTCGCTGAATATAAGGGCGGACCGCCCCTCTACGCCGTTGATGATTCGGAACTCATCGCAGTGATGCGGCGGGACGGTGCGAAAGCGGAATCCTTTGCTGAGAGACACGGCGCGAAACGTTTCTATACCGACATAGATGCACTCTTGGCAGATGACGAACTCAACGCGATCTACATCGCGACACACCCATATCTCCACTGCGAACAGACACTCCGTGTGGCAGAAGCAGGTAAGCACGTTCTCTGTGAGAAACCGATGGCAATGACGGTTGAGGAATGCCAACGGATGGTGGATGCCTGCCACGACGCGGGTGTTACCCTGATGCTCGCTTACTACCGAAACTTCTATCCGAATATCGTAAAAATGAAGGCGTTGATGGATGAGGGTGCCATCGGTGACGTGGTGCTGGCGCGAATCAATCACACCGGTTTTTATGACCCAACTCGGCACGACTTGCATAGCTGGCGAGTGGATCCCAAAATCAGCGGTGGTGGGGTGTTGATGGACCTCGGTAGCCACCGTATCTCGCTCCTTCAGTATCTGATGGGGGAGGTTGAATCCGTGCAAGGCTACGCGGAGACGGTGCATCTGGATATTGAGGTCGATGATTCCACAGTGTTTACGCTCCGTTTCGAGAGTGGCGCGCATGCGGTTGCGAATATCAACTGGAACGTCGGTGTCTCGATCGACGATGTTGAGGTCTACGGCACGGAAGGGGCTTTAAGGTGTTCGCCATTGAACAGTGGGAACCTAACGTTAGAAAAATCGGGTGAGCAGATTGCGATGGACCAGACCCCGTTCCCTTACACACACACGGGGCTTGTGGAAGACTTTGTCAATCACCTCAAGACGGGGGAACCGATCCGGTGTTCAGGCGAATCGGGATTGCAGACGAATGCAATCATCGCGGAGATACTATAG
- a CDS encoding TatD family deoxyribonuclease — protein sequence MGIVRRCPSKEGRDTKDIQIESLRFVFNQIQDRPRFVSLHSRRAERKVLELLEEYNIQGAVFHWYSGPLTVLDQAVQSGHYFSINPAMIRSKNGRNIIDRIPLNRILTESDGPHIHLRNQPVCPSDIKVILEALRDIWGMSFQEADRQVWANFMKVLVPIREQAP from the coding sequence ATTGGGATTGTTAGACGATGTCCTTCAAAAGAAGGACGAGACACCAAAGATATTCAAATTGAGAGTTTGCGTTTTGTTTTTAATCAGATACAAGATCGCCCAAGATTTGTTAGTTTACATTCGCGCAGGGCCGAACGTAAAGTGTTGGAACTTCTGGAAGAATACAATATACAAGGAGCAGTCTTTCATTGGTATAGCGGTCCATTAACTGTTCTGGATCAGGCCGTGCAGTCTGGACATTATTTTTCCATTAATCCTGCCATGATACGTTCAAAGAATGGCAGAAACATCATTGATCGCATCCCGTTAAATCGGATTCTAACAGAATCTGACGGTCCTCACATCCATTTAAGAAACCAGCCCGTGTGTCCTTCAGACATCAAGGTTATTTTAGAAGCATTACGAGATATTTGGGGGATGTCCTTCCAAGAAGCAGATAGGCAGGTGTGGGCTAACTTTATGAAAGTGCTCGTCCCTATCCGAGAACAAGCACCTTAG